aGTAAGTTTATTTCCCGGTTTTTCTCTAAAAGTTATAGTACCGTTTATAGTTTCTAACGCTTCGTACGGACCTAATCGGTGTACTTTATGAAACGACATAATGTTTGTAAAAACAAACTATATAAAccgtatgattattatattggagatataaatgatatttataatttttaattttttaaaataataactcgcacacaaacaatataataataaaattatatataatatatacatatataaacattataataataaaattttttaaaataatgttttcgtCGTTGACTGAATCATcggttattataaaattattaatcgtaGTGtccattgttttatgttttttattattttataatatttacgaagTTTCAATCGGTTTAGACAAGCGAAACCAAATAATTACCAAACGGATAAGCAAAGGTAAAAATATAGTCAATCTACCAACGTTAGAAGattccattaaaatgtttaaacacgaCTGTAATACTGAATTGATATACAGCGCCGTAGATTATCAATGTGCAGCTTTATGTCAAGGACctatgaaatttttttcaaaacacggAGCATGTGTACACGAAGAattgagaaataaaaaatttaatgaaacgtCCGAGACAGGATGTGATCCAAAATTaggtttattatcgtatttagTTGGCGACACACAATTCGGTACAGTCCGTTTACAGTGTTTGAGTATAGACCCGGGTGTTCGTCCAGACAATCCGTCAAAaccaaataacatattaaaatatggaacTATAAATCCcggaataaattatttgaataaatttccGGATTTTTCCGAAGGGTCATGcgacgataaaaataatgtaataatatcgaTACCCAACACTAGAAATATTCGTCCGATCGGTGTGTGCGCAACAAAAGAATATAAACGTATGTTAACTACGTTATATTAAGAAAAACCATGTTTTATATTCTTGCTCACATTATTACACAtaaaacttaatacaatattatacaattgttgaCTTGGACAGTAtgacattaataataactactaatgttttctgtattataatacattattcattgacattataatttaacttaatttcaaTATAGATAGTCAAAAAATCAACTCTAACgaacaaattacataaaaatctgTAATAAATATGGCTgatcaaaactttaaaaaaaaataataaatgttcaagaTATTTGTCTAcaagatttaaattaaatagcagATCAAAAAAAGACAGATACTAAAGTcacttaagaaaaaaaaagcattCGATGTGAACGCTACGTGTTGTCCGAAAAccattcgaaaaaaaaacaatatcgtCACCTtctgtaaatgaaaaaaaaactaaaaaataattatatttttcttattttaaatacacatcTTGTTGTCgcgataaaatattacaaaaaaacgtCTGTTTTCACGtcaatacgtaaaaaaaaaatatatcatacataatatactgatatCATGGAGAAACATTTGAAACGTGTCGTTTTTCTCGTTTCGATAGTTTTGTAGTACAAAAAACGTCTATTCGCGCGGATTTCGACGGTTCCGACAGATTTATTATCAAACGCTCAGCCTAAACGcgtttgtcaaaaaatatatcaaatcattatcctaatataaaataaaatttttttttcgtttcgggTCGTAGcaattacacaatattacacTCGTACGACTCATCGTGTACCCCTACCCCCCCTCTTATCCTTATACAGACGCCGTCACGTCCGCGTAACCGTCCGCTAGGACCGTATACATGGGCGGAGCTTATATCCCTCCCCTTTTCTAAGACCAATTAAAAATCACGACAGATGGCGTTgtgaatatacatatagtttacgagaaaaaatataatataatattatgtttgacgataaaaaaaaatctaaagtcAACAATTTATGATCCATGGTAGCCCGACGATTggttaattattgaattatataatatataatcataacaaCTAACGATATTATAACCGGCGGATGAGAATGTTTGTTTTCTTCAACAATTTTTCATtgtgttaaaacaaaaaaaaatattgacaaagaGACGAGAGAACGCGCACGCTGCGTCGAGTATCAATTCCGGCGCGCGCCACTCGGTCACgtgttttttctattttctgcGAAACTATCGTGTACGTcctattttttgttatttccaGAAACGTAATTCTCGCGGCGAACAAATAAAGACCCATAcgtgaaaacatattattattataatataataagtggtaATAAgactaataattaatgtttttctaacaatttataataatatagtaaaatattattttgaaaatcatataataaatatttgtatttcataAAATGCGTTTAACTAGCGCTGAATTTAAAAGTTTACGTCCTGTACAATGGGTAAATCGAATGACCGACGAcggacaattatattatattcccgcAAACAGTATATCGTGTATGATCGCGCCGGGAACGATACAATTATAGCTCGTGCGCCCGGTACAGCAATACTTGTACGCAACGTTCACACACCGATCGacttgtgtttgtgtgtatatatgttatagcgACTCAAAGGAAGTGGACGGGTTCGCCGTGCAAGACCAGAGAGTGCTAGTGTGTGGTGGGTGTGTGAGTGTGTAGATGTGATAGTGTgtaagcttataaaataatgacagaAAGGTAACTCTATTTAATAATGGATAACACGGTTGCTGGTAAAAATGGTTGttgtattgtacacaaaataaataattatttgtggacacaaggaatataaaaaaaatcacagcaacataaaggtataaatatgactaataatattgtggccCTTCTGGCCCaacaggatataataataaataataaataataactcacAATTTGGACGGTGCACGGCTGGCCAGCTGCTACCCTTGcctgtataatagttttataatagacacacaacaataataatataaattcactgGCTATTCAAGccagacaataatttaaatagcaataactaagtacagttataatatgatactgttTAAAATAACCCGACGATTAGCGTTGCGGTATAtgccaacaaaataataaaatatgcaaacggCTATTAGAGCCGAtgctaactatataatatttgtggcgattcgcgcctatataaacaatgaattattacaataataataacagacactgacggcgattcgcgcctacaaagagtataataatatttgtggcgattcgcgcctataatacacaatgaattattacaataataataaaaagacactggcggcgattcgcgcctacaaaaagtataataatattgttggctaTTCGAgccaaaaatgtatctaataaaatgcCGGCGATTAGCGTAATTTCGGCGTTGGCGTAACGGGATAGACTGACGATTCCGGCGGCCGTGTTACATAATTCATTATCTACATTtatctattacataataattcacggACGACAcaattgacataaaaataataaatacaaaacttgcggtgtgtgtgtgtgtgtgtgatcggTCGGTGTGGACGGACTATTACGACGCTACCGCCGGCGCGAACATTCTCCCCCCCGTTGAGAAATCTATTTTTCAACAGCCTCCTCTGCATCGATTGGGAGCTTGCAAAGTTTTGCGACTGGACGGCGCATTGTTTTACCGGAAGAGTTACGTACGGACACAACCCTTACGTTACCGTCACAACCTAGATGTAGTTCTATAACGCGTGCTAAGTGCCACTTAAAGGGCGGTAGGTTGTCTTCTTTGACAATTACTAAATCGTCTATGGCTAGGTTGGAGCTTCCTGATGTCCACTTTCCACGGACCTGTAGTTGGGGTAGGTACTCCATGTGCCATCGCTTCCAGAAAGTTTGAAGAAGATGTTGTACAAATTTCCAACGTCGCATTGCATGTGGTTCTTCGCCATTTAAATCAGGTTCTGGGAACGACGTTACAGGTGCACCGAGTAAGAAGTGCGCTGGGGTAAGTGAGGTGAAGTCGTTAGGATCGCTGCTCATAGGTGTCAATGGTCGGGAATTGAGGCAGGCTTCAATTTGACATAGCAGTGTACTGAGCTCACTTAGAGTTAGCTTTGCCTCTCCAGTAGTCCTAGCCAAGTGGTGTTTAGCGCTCTTAACTGCTGCTTCCCACAGCCCTCCAAAATGAGGGGCTGATGGGGGATTGAAGCGCCAGGTGATCCCTTCATTTGCTAGCTGACTGCCAAGATGTTGAGTATATTTGGTCAACTCCTTGTTCGCTCCAACGAAGTTTGTTCCGTTATCGCTCCACAGTTCTGCGGGTTTGCCTCGTCTAGCAACAAATCGTCTTAAGGCCGCTATAAAAGCCTTGCTCGTTAAGTCCTCGACTGCTTCTATATGAACCGCTCTTGTAGAAAAACACACGAATATTGATACCCACGCCTTTGTTCCTGATCGACCCCTGATTCCGCTTCGGATGATTAACGGTCCTGCAAAATCCACGCCCGTGTACGTGAAGGGACGTGAACATTGTACTCTTTCCTTTGGTAATGGCGCCATTATTGGAATTTGAAAGGTCGGTTTGCTCCGTACACACTTCACGCACCTTCGAACTGTTGAGCGCGCTAATAGTCTACCAGACAGCGGCCAATACCTCTGCCTGATTTCCGCTAATAATAACTGAGGACCACAATGCAATAATTTCATGTGATAATCTAAGAATATCAACTGTGTAATTCTGTGATTGTATGGAAGAATTATTGGTTGTCTTTGGTCTTGTGAAAGATTGGCATTGTCAAGACGACCACCCACTACTATCATGCCATACCTTAGACCGATGTTCAATGACCTTAACTTGCTTCGACCAGGAATGTCCTTATTTTTTGCTAATGCTTCATGCTCCTCCGGAAAGGCCTCCCTTTGAGCATAAGTTATCAGTCTCTGTTCAGCAACCATTAACTCTTTAACTGTCAGATAGCGTACTAGTTGTGGGGTGCGtttagtttttatgaattcaatGAACCGCAGAATCCACGCAGTTGCTCGACGTAGGCGTTGCCAGTTTGAGCATGAATCAACAAGTCGCATTGGTAACGGCACTGTTAAAAGAACGAAACGTACGGTTTTCTGCTCGGGTAATTCTTCTCCAGTTGGCAGTGATACTCGTTCGAATCGCCAACCATTTTGCTCATGAGATAGCCATTTTGGTCCACTCCACCACAACTCGATGCCTTTCAAGTCTTGCGACTTCACACCCCTCGATAACACATCTGCTGGATTATCATAAGTCCTCACATAGTACCATTGCTCAGTATTGGTAATATCTAAAATCTGTGCAACACGGTTTGACACATAAGTTTTCAAGCGACTAGATTGGCTATTCAACCATCCCAACACTATAGTTGAATCGGTCCACAGGTAAAATTTATGTATGTCAACCTTCCATGACTTGGCTACCTTCATTGCTAACTGAGCCAGTACTAGGGCTCCTCCCAATTCTAATCTAGGGATTGTAGCTCCCTTGAGAGGGGCGACCCGAGTAGATGCGCACAATAATCGTGATTGCCATACTCCGCTTGGCAGTTTACACCGTACATAAATACATGCACCATAGGCATTTTCTGATGCATCACAAAAGCCGTGAAACTCGGTCCTTAATCCTGCACATGCGACTGCCTTTCTTGGAATTTCCAGTGTTTTAAGCGTACTGAGGTCTGACCAGTAATTgtaccatttttgttttatttcaacaGACAATGAACTATCCCAATCTGCTTTAACGAGCCATAGTTGCTGCAGAAAAATTTTTCCTTTTACCAACACTGGAGCAAGGAATCCTAGTGGGTCAAATATACTGTTTAGAGCGGACAGGAGACTACGCTTAGTTGCTTCACTGTTCTTGTCAGAAATCGCTACGTTGAACTGAAAGACGTCTGCCACTGGCTTCCAACATAGGCCTAACGATTTAATTACGTCATTTTCACCCAAATCTAACACTAATAACTCATCATCATTTTTGTTGTCGATATGTTCGAGTACTGACTGCGAGTTTGAACACCATTTTCGTAATGGCATTTTTGCTGAATTCAATATCCTAGTAATATTCCTCTGTAGACGTAAACACTCTTCCTCAGTTTGTGCACCAGACAGGAGGTCATCCATGTAGAAATCTGTTCGTACTGCCTTAGCTGCATTGGGAAACTGACTGTTGAATTCTTCTGATAGGACTGACAGACATTTTGTGGTCATGAATGAAGCAGAAGTTGTACCGTATGCAACTCTTCCCAGTCTATAAGTCCGTAACGCTTCACTAGGGTTTGACCTCCAGACGATACGCTGCAAGTTTCGGTCTTCTTCTGCAACCTCTACCTGtcgaaacattttttctacGTCCGCAGTGATAACGAACTGATGACTTCTAAACCGACATAAGATCGAAAACAATTCTTCTTGGATACTCGGGCCACACATTAGGACATCGTTTAAAGATAGTCCTGATGAGCTCTTAGCTGATGCGTCGAAAACTACTCGTACCTTTGTAGTTAGACTGGCCGTTTTGACCACTGCGTGGTGTGGTAAGTAAAATTGCCTTGATGTTGGAATTTCGTTTTCAATTACTTCCTCCATGTGACCCATTTCTAAATATTGTGTCATGAAATTTACATACTCGGTACGTAGTTGTTCATCTCGTGATAATCTTCTTTCAACGCTAATGAAGCGTGACATGGCCATAGATATGCTATCGCCTAGTTGGCTAACTTCTGGTTTTACAGGTAGACGGAGCACAAACCGACCATCAGCTCTCCTGGTGGCAGTTTTTTCGAAATGTCGTACCGTTTCCTGTTCTTCTACATGACGCTTATTGGCCTTGGATAACCTACCGAACAATCCTTGATCTGTTTTCATTGTTCGCCATTCGTCTTCTAATGACGCTCCAATACTCACTAAGCAATTAACGTTAAACTCTCCGGTCATAACCCAGCCTAATTTTGTGGATTGTAATGTGAGATTACCAGTTTGAAGCGGAATCCTTTCTGACTCTAACAACTCAAAAAATATTCCTGCACCCATTAACATATCGATGGTACCTGCTTGGTCGAACTGAGGGTCAGCTAACTGTGAGAGTATATTTTCTTTGATTCCCCAGCCGTCTGAGGGTCTTGTACTTGATGATAATGTGTTGACAATTGATGGTAACACGTAACATGATATGTTAGCTTGGAATGGTGATACTCGGGAACAAA
This genomic window from Metopolophium dirhodum isolate CAU chromosome 1, ASM1992520v1, whole genome shotgun sequence contains:
- the LOC132947561 gene encoding uncharacterized protein LOC132947561, encoding MVLDEDNEKQMILLRKKRGVVKASLTRLRNFVKEFDHNEQSISLLEFRQEELPNINKKFDAVQCEIELITEEPEKEEEERALFERNYFETRSQMQEIINTRSSSSTVGPNTSFGSSSNTNRVRLAPIPLPTFNGDIENWEAFYDVFRALVHNDEGLTSVQKLYYLRSCLSGPALDIVSSIPMVDGNYEVFTERLKQRYDNRSLVIQTHIRALLDAPRVDTATIEALQLLHSHIGSHVAALKALGQPIEQWDAWLVTIILRCLDKNTAHEWQLRQEDSQLPKYIDIERFLARRCIAFENSNSEIQSRSHSQPMATGQHQSTSKQRKSEKTTKMAFLVTGRGQTTKCPCCTGLHRIYACDKFKDLSINDRLNIIRDTHLCFNCLSAYHTTKTCKSNGSCGECGLKHNTLLHFSKSVSDDQKVSNTSEGESSATGALSATLWSSGNRYAFLATAQVIVKNTNGMQFICRAVLDSGAQVNFISKRLQNVLKLSGERVALPVSGIGSSRTQSTTRVDIKVCSRVSPFQANISCYVLPSIVNTLSSSTRPSDGWGIKENILSQLADPQFDQAGTIDMLMGAGIFFELLESERIPLQTGNLTLQSTKLGWVMTGEFNVNCLVSIGASLEDEWRTMKTDQGLFGRLSKANKRHVEEQETVRHFEKTATRRADGRFVLRLPVKPEVSQLGDSISMAMSRFISVERRLSRDEQLRTEYVNFMTQYLEMGHMEEVIENEIPTSRQFYLPHHAVVKTASLTTKVRVVFDASAKSSSGLSLNDVLMCGPSIQEELFSILCRFRSHQFVITADVEKMFRQVEVAEEDRNLQRIVWRSNPSEALRTYRLGRVAYGTTSASFMTTKCLSVLSEEFNSQFPNAAKAVRTDFYMDDLLSGAQTEEECLRLQRNITRILNSAKMPLRKWCSNSQSVLEHIDNKNDDELLVLDLGENDVIKSLGLCWKPVADVFQFNVAISDKNSEATKRSLLSALNSIFDPLGFLAPVLVKGKIFLQQLWLVKADWDSSLSVEIKQKWYNYWSDLSTLKTLEIPRKAVACAGLRTEFHGFCDASENAYGACIYVRCKLPSGVWQSRLLCASTRVAPLKGATIPRLELGGALVLAQLAMKVAKSWKVDIHKFYLWTDSTIVLGWLNSQSSRLKTYVSNRVAQILDITNTEQWYYVRTYDNPADVLSRGVKSQDLKGIELWWSGPKWLSHEQNGWRFERVSLPTGEELPEQKTVRFVLLTVPLPMRLVDSCSNWQRLRRATAWILRFIEFIKTKRTPQLVRYLTVKELMVAEQRLITYAQREAFPEEHEALAKNKDIPGRSKLRSLNIGLRYGMIVVGGRLDNANLSQDQRQPIILPYNHRITQLIFLDYHMKLLHCGPQLLLAEIRQRYWPLSGRLLARSTVRRCVKCVRSKPTFQIPIMAPLPKERVQCSRPFTYTGVDFAGPLIIRSGIRGRSGTKAWVSIFVCFSTRAVHIEAVEDLTSKAFIAALRRFVARRGKPAELWSDNGTNFVGANKELTKYTQHLGSQLANEGITWRFNPPSAPHFGGLWEAAVKSAKHHLARTTGEAKLTLSELSTLLCQIEACLNSRPLTPMSSDPNDFTSLTPAHFLLGAPVTSFPEPDLNGEEPHAMRRWKFVQHLLQTFWKRWHMEYLPQLQVRGKWTSGSSNLAIDDLVIVKEDNLPPFKWHLARVIELHLGCDGNVRVVSVRNSSGKTMRRPVAKLCKLPIDAEEAVEK